GCGGGCAAGGGGGGGAAGGGTGTGGTATTCCAGACAGGGTGGCAGCATGTGCAATGGTCCTGAGGTGGGGCCCCTACAGGATCCTACAGGACACCCAAGCAGGTAAGCTGGGACCTGTGGGAATGATGCTTAGGAGGGAGGGCAATGGAGACGTGGAGCAaagagcagcttttttttttttgcggtacgcaggcctctcactgttgtggcctctcccgttgcagagcacaggctccgtacgcgcaggctcagcggccatggctcacgggcccagccgctccgcggcatgtgggatcttcccggactggggcacgaacccgtgtcccctgcatcagcaggcagactctcaagcactgcgccaccagggaagcccagagcagcTTTTTGAGGGGGGGTTTGAGTGGCTGGGCTTGCCGGAATATGGAGGGGGCTGGGCATGCTCCAACCCCTGCCCCGGCCTGTGCCTCCTGGTCCTAGATCCTGAGCAACCTGGTGATGGAGGAGCTGGGCCCTGAGCTGAAGGCAGAGCTCGCCCCCCGGCTGAAGGGGAAACCACAGGAGCGACAGCGGCAGTGGATCCAGGTGGGCAGGCCTGGGcttgggagcaggggtggggggcctgCAGCCGCCTGGCACCCTCGGCCTGGCGCTGACACCTCCGCCCTGCCCACAGATCTCAGACACCGTGTACCGCATGGTGTATGAACAGGCCAAGGCACGCTTTGAGGCCGTGCTGTCCAAGCTGCAGCTGGCCCGGCCGGCCATGGAGGCGGTCATCCGCACCGACATGGACCAGATCATCACCTCCAAGGAGCATCTGGCCAGCAAGATCCGAGGTAGGAGGGCCACCTGCTATGGCTGTCGTCACCTGGTGGACGTGCTGGGACCACCCGCCCTCCGGGGTCAGGGGGTCCCTCCTGCCTGTTTCAGGGATCCGTTTGCATTTCACAGGAGGGACTTGATTCATTGATTATCTTTAAAACACCAGAATCAAATCTGAGGCGTTGTCCTTCCAGCCCCTGTGAGTTGTTTGCCAGCTGTTATTTCTATAGACTCAGATCTTGGTGACCTAAATGACGTTGAGGAGGTTCAAGCCTTCTGTTCATCTTTGGTCATCAGATCTACCATGTGTCATTTTAGCGACATCCGCTTGACTTTGGTGATTCACGTTTAGCCAGCCTTTCCCTGGTCAGCTGATGCTCCTTTCTGTTCCGAGCCTGATGGGATCTTTTCACTCACTTGTCATCCATCACACGCTGGCCACAGTTGTGACTGTTGTCAGTTGCCCGAGGGTTATTCTCTAACGGCTGTACTCACTGTGAGCTGGGGAGGACACCGAGAGTTGACATTTATTGTGTGGAACAAATAATGTTAGCTGGGCAGGGGAGAAAGAGGGACGTCAAAACATCCCCAGGCTAAAAAATGCCTTGGTCAGAATGTCTTGGAGACGGTCCCTGCCCACAGGGAAGCAGCCTTTTCCATAGTTGGGCTGAGTCAGGCCACACCATTCCCGGGGCAGAATCGGGGTTTGCAAAACCCAGAGTCTCATTGAAGCCACGGaagtgttttccatttttttttttaaatgaaggagcaagacccCCAAAGGTGAGTTCTCTTCCTCTAGCTAAGCAGAAAAACTGCCAACCTAGAGACCTTCACACTAGCGGTTTTCTTAGTTTCTTGCCGTCACAGTGTCAGGAACATCAGGGGCCAGTCTCAGAACTCCCTGTTACTTGTGCTGCATTGTCAGCTGTTCCTCAAGAATCCTTCAGTTTGCTAATTTTCTTTCAAGAATATAATACGACAGCCTGCCTCTAGCCTCTAGCCTGGGGGTCTGGGATGGTGGGAGTTGCTACCGGGGGTGCCATCCGCTAATCAGCTCCCTCGGTGCAGCCTCCATCCTCCCCAAGGCGGAGGTGTGTGTCCGGAATCACGTCCAGCCCTATATCCCGTCCATCCTGGAGGCCCTGATGGTGCCCACCAGCCAGGGCTTCACTGAAGTGCGGGACGTCTTCTTCAAGGAGGTCACCGACATGAACCTGAACGTCATCAATGAGGGCGGCATCGACAAGCTGGGCGAGGTGAGCCAGGCATGGCCCCGGGTTTGGGTTTGGTCTGGCCCCCGTCAGGCCCTCACTGTGATCAGGGCTGGCCGCTCCCCTCCGGGGCATAACCTGTGAACGGAGGGTCTGCGTGCACCCCACAATTGGAGCCAGCCTCTCTCACTTCTGAGTTCTCTGGTTCTCGGGGTGAACGGTCTTCCACAGACCCCATGTTGGGGTAGTCGGCTGCCTGGAACCCCACATAATTGTCAGGTATAGATAGAATTGGTCCTGTAATCTTAGCGTCTTCTACACCCCAAACTGAGGGGTCTATTGACAATAATAATCATAGAATTTGAGAGCCATAGAAGACCTTAGAGATCATGAAAACCAGCTCCTGGTTTGGAGGCTGAGAGAAGGTGAGCGATTTGCCCCAGGTCACCCAGCGCCCGGGCTGGCCTCTCCCCACACGCTGTGCTGCCCTCAGATCCTCCTCATGCTTCCTGTCCCGGGTCCTCCAGCGCTTGCCCTTGTGGCCGCCACCCCTGGATGGCCTTCCTGGGGGCcgggcccaggggctggggggctgccTGGCTCCTCTGGCGGCCCCAGCTCAGGTCCCGCGTGCCTCTGCCTCCCTGCAGTACATGGAGAAGCTGTCCCAGCTGGCGTACCACCCCCTCAAGATGCAGAGCTGCTACGAGAAGATGGAGCCGCTGCGGCTCGATGGGCTGCAGCAGCGTTTTGATGTGTCCAGCACGTCTGTGTTCAAGCAGCGAGCCCAGATCCTCATGCGTGAGGTGAGCCCAGGGTGCTACCCCAGCTGCCCCCGCCATCCCCAGGTCCCCATCTCCTGGGGAAGAGGCTGCCTCTGtggccttcctccccagccccctcctcgtCGTCCCCACGGGCCTCGCTGCAGCCACACTCGGCCCCCGCGTGCTCTCCGCTGCTCTGCTCTCTGGTCTGTTTGGACCCTGTCCCTCTGCCCCCCCTGGCTAATTCTGACTCATCTTTTGGGTCTCAGAGACCCCTTCCTCCGGGAGGCCCTTCTTGCTCCCTAAGCCCCTTCCCACAGGGCCCAGGGCCTCTGTCTCCCTGAGGCAGGGAGTGGCCCCGGTGCCCGGCCCTGAGCCAGCACACTAGACAGTACAGGAGCGAGTGAGTGACCGGGCCGCTGAGCACACAGGCGCCCCCTCCTCCCGGCGGGCACCCCTTCACGCGCCCCGTGGTGTGCCCCGCCGGCAGCAAATGGACAACGCCGTGTACACCTTCGAGACCCTCCTGCaccaggagctggggaaggggccCACCAAGGAGGAGCTGTGCAAGTCCATCCAGCGCATCCTGGAGCGGGTGCTTAAGGTGAGCCGCCCGGCCaggccccacccctccacccaggGGGACGCTGGGGCTCGGGTCAGACCAGGAACCGGTGGAGCTCCCTGACCCAGAGCCTCCTGTGCCCTGGCCGCTCTTCCTGGCAGAAATACGACTATGACAGCAGCACCGTGCGGAAGCGCTTTTTCCGGGAGGCTCTGCTGCAGATCACCATCCCGTTCCTGCTCAAGAAGCTGGCGCCCACCTGCAAGTCGGTGAGtgcgccctcccctcccccactgcgctcccccctcccttcctcccctcctcccccctcccccccctcccccccctccccccctcctccctcttcctctcccctccctcccccctcctcccctccctctcctcccctccctctcctcccctcccccccctcccctccctccccccctcccccctccccctccccccctccccctcctcccccctccccctcccccctccccctcctcccccctccccctcctcccccctccccctccctcccctcccctcccctccccctccccctccctccccccctcccccctcccctccctcctcccctcccctccccctccccctccctccccccctcccccctcccctccctcctcccctccctcccccctcccctcccccctcccctccctcctccctcccctccctccttcctcccccctcccctcccctccccccccactaGTCCCCCCCCACTAgtcccagccctggcctcccctctctctgcccccccCCCGCAGGAGCTGTCCCGGTTCCAGGAGCTGATATTCGAGGACTTTGCCAGGTTCATCCTGGTGGAGAACACGTATGAGGAGGTGGTGTTGCAGACGGTCATGAAGGACATTCTGCAGGGTGCGTGCCTCCCGGCCCCCGGGGGCTGACTGcagagctggggggggggggcggaggggcGGGTGCTGCTGTTGGGACCCTTACTGCCTGGAGGGTGGTGGAGGTGGCCACCCAGAGGTCTTCCTGGGGGGGTTAGCTAAGCTACAAAGAAAAgaggactggggcttccctggtggcgcagtggttgggagtccgcctgccgatgcaggggacacgggttcgtgccccggtctgggaggatcccacatgccgcggagcggctgggcccgtgagccatggccgctgagcctgcgcgtccggagcctgtcctccgcaacgggagaggccacaacagtgagaggcccgcgtaacgcataaaaaaaaaaaaaaaaaaaaaaaagaaaagaggacttATGCCGTGGGCTGGGGTGGGCCCACCACTAGTGGTGTGGCCCCAGGAGGGTAGCATCGCATCCCTGTGCCTTAGTTTGTTTGTGGGTCCTTGACATTTTGGGGAGCATCAGGTGAGTGACAGGGTGTAGGGTCACAGCCCCTGCTTCCCGGCATTGAGGCCCGAAGTAAGCCTCGTCCCAGTCCCAGCACCCGCTTAGGCCGAGGGGGCCTCTGGGGGCCGATGCAGGTCCCAGCTGGGCCGTGGAGGCTGTGCTGGCGGCCGGCAGCCCGCGGTAAATGCCCCGACGCCGCCCTCTGGTCCCGCAGCGGTGAAGGAGGCCGCCGTGCAGAGGAAGCACAACCTGTACCGGGACAGCGTGGTCATGCACGACAGCGACCCCACCCTGCACCTGCTGGCCGAGGGCTTGCCCATCGCCTGGGGCGAGGAGTGCAGTGGCAGCCGTGACAGCGCCGGGGACCCCGGCAGCCCTGGGATCCCGGAAGCAGCCACCCTCTCGGAAAAGCGCCGGCGTGCCAAGCAGGTGGTGTCCGTGGTCCAGGACGAGGAGGTGGGGCTGCCCTTCGAGGCTGTCCCTGAGCCCCTGACACCTGCGTCCGCAGACAGCATCACCGAGCTCCGTGGTCTGCTGGCCCGGGAGCTGCAGGCTGAGAGCCCCCCGCTGGCCGGCCCCCTGCTCAATGGGGCCCCCGCCCAGGAGAGCCCCCAGCCCGGGGCAGCCCCTGAGGCCGCCTCACCACCTGCCTCACCCCTCCGGCAGCTCCCGCCTGGAAAGGCCTCGGACCTCGAGCCTCCCAAGCCCAGTGACCAGGAGACCGGGGAGCAGGTGTCCGGCCCTGGCGGCCGCCCCCCAATCCATACCACCACCGAGGACGGTGCAGG
The Phocoena sinus isolate mPhoSin1 chromosome 6, mPhoSin1.pri, whole genome shotgun sequence DNA segment above includes these coding regions:
- the NIBAN2 gene encoding protein Niban 2 isoform X2; the protein is MRHEIEGTGAPQAQLLWRKVPLDERIIFSGNLFQYQEDSKKWRNRFSLVPHNYGLVLYENKVAYERQVPPRAVINSAGYKILTSLDQYLELVGNSLPGTTSKSGTAPVLKCPTQFPLILWHPSARHYYFCMMTEAEQDKWQAVLQDCVRHCNNGIPEDSKVEGPAFTDAIRMYRQSKELYGTWEMLCGNEVQILSNLVMEELGPELKAELAPRLKGKPQERQRQWIQISDTVYRMVYEQAKARFEAVLSKLQLARPAMEAVIRTDMDQIITSKEHLASKIRASILPKAEVCVRNHVQPYIPSILEALMVPTSQGFTEVRDVFFKEVTDMNLNVINEGGIDKLGEYMEKLSQLAYHPLKMQSCYEKMEPLRLDGLQQRFDVSSTSVFKQRAQILMREQMDNAVYTFETLLHQELGKGPTKEELCKSIQRILERVLKKYDYDSSTVRKRFFREALLQITIPFLLKKLAPTCKSELSRFQELIFEDFARFILVENTYEEVVLQTVMKDILQAVKEAAVQRKHNLYRDSVVMHDSDPTLHLLAEGLPIAWGEECSGSRDSAGDPGSPGIPEAATLSEKRRRAKQVVSVVQDEEVGLPFEAVPEPLTPASADSITELRGLLARELQAESPPLAGPLLNGAPAQESPQPGAAPEAASPPASPLRQLPPGKASDLEPPKPSDQETGEQVSGPGGRPPIHTTTEDGAGVQTEF
- the NIBAN2 gene encoding protein Niban 2 isoform X1 gives rise to the protein MGDVLSTHLDDARRQHIAEKTGKILTEFLRFYEDQYGVALFNSMRHEIEGTGAPQAQLLWRKVPLDERIIFSGNLFQYQEDSKKWRNRFSLVPHNYGLVLYENKVAYERQVPPRAVINSAGYKILTSLDQYLELVGNSLPGTTSKSGTAPVLKCPTQFPLILWHPSARHYYFCMMTEAEQDKWQAVLQDCVRHCNNGIPEDSKVEGPAFTDAIRMYRQSKELYGTWEMLCGNEVQILSNLVMEELGPELKAELAPRLKGKPQERQRQWIQISDTVYRMVYEQAKARFEAVLSKLQLARPAMEAVIRTDMDQIITSKEHLASKIRASILPKAEVCVRNHVQPYIPSILEALMVPTSQGFTEVRDVFFKEVTDMNLNVINEGGIDKLGEYMEKLSQLAYHPLKMQSCYEKMEPLRLDGLQQRFDVSSTSVFKQRAQILMREQMDNAVYTFETLLHQELGKGPTKEELCKSIQRILERVLKKYDYDSSTVRKRFFREALLQITIPFLLKKLAPTCKSELSRFQELIFEDFARFILVENTYEEVVLQTVMKDILQAVKEAAVQRKHNLYRDSVVMHDSDPTLHLLAEGLPIAWGEECSGSRDSAGDPGSPGIPEAATLSEKRRRAKQVVSVVQDEEVGLPFEAVPEPLTPASADSITELRGLLARELQAESPPLAGPLLNGAPAQESPQPGAAPEAASPPASPLRQLPPGKASDLEPPKPSDQETGEQVSGPGGRPPIHTTTEDGAGVQTEF